One genomic window of Vibrio natriegens NBRC 15636 = ATCC 14048 = DSM 759 includes the following:
- a CDS encoding macro domain-containing protein, with protein MNAISLIKGDITTAKVDAIVNAANPSMLGGGGVDGAIHHVAGRELYVACLAVKEIDGIRCPFGYARITSAGKLNARYVIHAVGPIYDKFHDPRAVLESAYKNALDLALESGCKTVALPAISCGVYGYPPHEAAEVALSVCQRPKYHSLQMHFYLFSDEMLRIWQQALAAYQ; from the coding sequence ATGAACGCTATCTCACTGATTAAGGGAGACATCACCACAGCAAAAGTCGATGCTATCGTTAATGCCGCCAATCCAAGCATGCTCGGTGGAGGAGGCGTCGATGGTGCGATTCACCATGTCGCTGGCCGCGAGCTGTATGTTGCTTGCTTAGCAGTGAAAGAAATCGATGGTATTCGCTGCCCTTTTGGCTACGCGCGCATTACTTCCGCTGGAAAGTTAAACGCACGTTACGTTATTCATGCCGTTGGGCCGATCTACGATAAATTTCACGACCCTCGAGCGGTGTTAGAATCGGCCTATAAAAACGCACTCGATCTGGCGTTGGAAAGCGGCTGTAAAACTGTCGCGCTACCCGCCATCTCATGCGGGGTTTATGGTTATCCACCACATGAAGCTGCCGAAGTGGCACTCTCAGTCTGTCAGCGCCCGAAATACCACTCGCTGCAGATGCACTTTTACCTGTTTAGCGATGAGATGCTTAGAATTTGGCAACAAGCTCTCGCGGCCTATCAATAA
- a CDS encoding MBL fold metallo-hydrolase, with amino-acid sequence MSETTLKSNFLSPKRKLGSPIKPQAYTAQLAHRIHHSPQFENGRVKNAMPNVPSHQSLWQVCWSYLGGRAPLCPNGHLPYSPIVQDQFLHRSDSMRVTWLGHSTMLVEVNGVRILTDPVFDYASPLIAKAWFERNIPNTHARESLPIPDVIVISHDHYDHLEASSIRFYADKSVTFYVPLGVGKHLIKWGVCADDIVEFDWWESIQYANVELICTPANHNSGRTYLDKNTTLWASWVIKGRSETLYFSGDSAYDQHFADIAQRCGPIDIACLEVAADVKNNQGYPVENWGHMQAHHTVQAFKDLQAKKLLPVHWATYELFTHKWDEPIEDLIRHCQSESVTLLTPMPGESFLVQNEYKNRTWWQKEFSEELVRGVEV; translated from the coding sequence ATGTCTGAAACGACCCTGAAGAGCAATTTTTTGAGCCCTAAGCGTAAATTAGGCTCACCGATTAAGCCGCAAGCTTATACCGCGCAACTCGCACATCGTATTCATCACTCTCCCCAGTTCGAAAATGGCCGGGTCAAAAATGCCATGCCGAACGTGCCAAGTCATCAGTCGCTCTGGCAGGTTTGCTGGAGCTATTTGGGAGGCCGTGCGCCACTGTGTCCCAATGGACATTTACCTTATTCCCCAATCGTTCAAGATCAGTTTTTACACCGCAGTGATTCTATGCGAGTGACCTGGCTTGGGCACTCAACCATGCTGGTGGAAGTGAATGGGGTTCGTATTCTGACCGATCCGGTATTTGACTATGCTTCACCGTTAATCGCGAAGGCTTGGTTCGAGCGTAACATCCCTAATACACACGCTCGAGAGAGTTTGCCTATCCCAGATGTTATCGTGATCTCGCACGATCATTATGATCACCTAGAGGCTTCGAGTATCCGTTTTTATGCAGATAAATCAGTCACCTTTTACGTGCCGCTTGGCGTTGGTAAACACCTTATCAAATGGGGAGTGTGTGCTGATGATATTGTTGAGTTCGACTGGTGGGAGAGCATACAGTATGCCAATGTCGAGCTTATTTGTACGCCGGCTAACCATAACTCAGGGCGAACTTATCTCGATAAAAACACCACATTGTGGGCTTCATGGGTCATTAAAGGGCGAAGTGAGACACTGTACTTTAGTGGAGACAGTGCTTACGACCAGCATTTTGCCGACATCGCACAGCGGTGCGGACCTATCGACATTGCCTGTTTGGAAGTAGCGGCGGATGTAAAAAACAATCAGGGCTATCCAGTAGAAAACTGGGGCCACATGCAAGCACACCATACGGTTCAGGCATTCAAGGACTTACAGGCGAAAAAGCTATTGCCTGTCCACTGGGCAACTTATGAGTTGTTCACGCATAAATGGGATGAGCCAATTGAAGATTTGATTCGCCATTGCCAAAGCGAAAGCGTAACGTTACTCACGCCTATGCCGGGAGAGAGTTTTCTTGTTCAGAACGAATACAAAAACCGAACTTGGTGGCAGAAGGAATTCAGTGAAGAACTCGTAAGAGGGGTTGAGGTGTAA
- a CDS encoding Rho-binding antiterminator, which yields MVTCNQYDFIEIACMFQLPVEITLKNGESHQGRAFDTGFDMQRQECLFLDVDGEHVAFPTEQLLMMRALKANPHFSEVTFD from the coding sequence ATGGTGACCTGCAATCAATACGATTTTATTGAAATAGCCTGTATGTTTCAGTTACCTGTTGAAATTACTCTGAAGAATGGTGAAAGCCATCAGGGGAGAGCGTTTGATACCGGCTTTGATATGCAGCGACAAGAATGTTTGTTTCTTGATGTTGACGGCGAACATGTGGCCTTTCCGACTGAACAACTGCTCATGATGCGAGCGCTAAAAGCCAACCCACATTTTAGTGAAGTAACGTTTGATTAG
- the ompW gene encoding outer membrane protein OmpW, whose product MKKTICSLAVVAALVSPSVFAHKQGDFVLRVGAASVVPNDSSDKILGSQDELEVDSNTQLGLTFGYMFTDNISFEVLAATPFSHDISTDLVGSDIANTKHLPPTFMVQYYFGEPQSKFRPYVGAGLNYTIFFDEGFNNKGKVNGLSDLKLDDSFGLAANVGVDYMINDQWFLNASAWYANIETEATYKAGGVKQKTDVEINPWVFMISGGYKF is encoded by the coding sequence ATGAAAAAAACAATCTGCAGTTTGGCAGTGGTTGCTGCGCTCGTGTCACCAAGTGTTTTCGCTCATAAACAAGGTGACTTCGTTCTTCGCGTGGGTGCAGCGTCTGTTGTCCCTAATGATAGCAGCGATAAAATTCTTGGTTCCCAAGATGAATTGGAAGTGGATTCTAACACTCAGCTTGGTCTGACATTTGGCTACATGTTTACGGACAACATCAGCTTTGAAGTGCTAGCGGCAACACCGTTTAGTCACGATATTTCTACGGATCTAGTTGGTAGTGATATTGCGAATACCAAACACCTGCCACCAACGTTTATGGTTCAGTACTACTTTGGCGAGCCACAAAGTAAGTTCCGTCCATACGTTGGTGCGGGTCTGAACTACACCATTTTCTTTGATGAAGGCTTTAATAACAAAGGTAAAGTGAATGGCCTGTCGGATCTGAAACTGGACGATTCATTTGGTTTAGCGGCAAACGTTGGTGTGGACTACATGATCAACGATCAATGGTTCCTAAACGCATCTGCTTGGTACGCTAACATTGAAACAGAAGCAACCTACAAAGCAGGTGGCGTGAAGCAAAAGACTGACGTAGAAATTAACCCTTGGGTATTTATGATCAGCGGTGGTTACAAGTTTTAA
- a CDS encoding cupin domain-containing protein, with the protein MNLFKDLPHDVNEEIFEDLLCYDKLRIERIVSYGQTSPETGWYDQEENEWVLVLTGAGELTFENDIVKRLEAGDYINIPAHTKHKVSWTAPDTETIWLAVFYQ; encoded by the coding sequence ATGAACCTGTTTAAAGACTTACCTCATGATGTTAATGAAGAAATATTTGAAGATCTGCTGTGTTACGACAAGTTGCGTATTGAACGTATTGTTTCTTACGGGCAGACTTCTCCCGAAACTGGTTGGTACGATCAAGAAGAAAATGAGTGGGTGCTGGTATTAACAGGAGCGGGAGAGCTCACTTTTGAGAATGATATAGTCAAACGTCTAGAAGCAGGCGATTACATTAATATCCCGGCACATACTAAACACAAAGTCAGTTGGACCGCCCCCGATACGGAAACAATTTGGTTGGCGGTATTTTACCAATAA
- a CDS encoding HAD family hydrolase yields MSDVKKPSLALFDFDGTITNQDMYSLFLHYSASGKRKSVGKFVLTPFYLLYKIGILPAHIMRPIASFIAFAGKETQHVNAIGTQFANDIIPQYLRPEAADKLDWHQQNGDTIVVVSASLNAYLRPWCEANGYHLLCSELLINTPTISGRYLQGDCSLERKVRRVHESFNLNDFASVYAYGDTHEDIPMLKLADHAMLNWKKWETT; encoded by the coding sequence GTGAGCGATGTGAAAAAGCCGTCATTGGCACTGTTTGATTTTGATGGCACCATCACCAACCAGGATATGTACAGCCTGTTCTTGCACTATTCCGCATCAGGCAAGCGAAAGAGCGTCGGCAAGTTCGTACTCACGCCATTCTACTTGTTGTACAAAATTGGAATATTACCTGCGCACATTATGCGTCCAATTGCGAGCTTTATTGCCTTTGCGGGAAAAGAGACACAGCACGTTAACGCCATCGGTACTCAATTCGCTAACGATATTATCCCCCAATACCTCAGACCAGAAGCCGCAGATAAACTGGATTGGCATCAACAAAATGGCGATACCATTGTCGTGGTATCAGCTTCCCTAAATGCGTATTTACGGCCGTGGTGTGAAGCAAACGGATACCATCTACTGTGCAGTGAACTGCTGATCAACACGCCCACAATCAGCGGACGATATCTGCAAGGCGATTGCAGTTTGGAAAGAAAAGTAAGACGAGTACACGAATCATTTAACTTGAATGATTTTGCCTCCGTCTATGCCTACGGTGATACTCATGAAGATATCCCGATGCTCAAACTTGCCGATCACGCCATGCTGAACTGGAAAAAGTGGGAAACCACGTAG
- a CDS encoding Lrp/AsnC family transcriptional regulator, with translation MDKFDERILQELKLDGRISNVELSERVGLSPSATLRRVQELERQGVIKGYRAVLDSQQLGVGFVAYVSIGLASHSKQAQHAFEDHVRFVKEVVECHNITGANEYLLRVETRDLAAYKAFHAGVLGECEHVQGITTMVVMDTPKDER, from the coding sequence ATGGATAAATTTGACGAAAGAATATTGCAAGAGCTTAAGTTGGACGGAAGAATCTCCAATGTTGAGCTGTCTGAGAGAGTTGGTTTGTCACCTTCTGCGACGTTGCGCCGTGTGCAAGAATTGGAGCGTCAAGGCGTGATCAAAGGCTATCGTGCGGTGCTCGACAGTCAGCAACTGGGTGTCGGTTTTGTCGCGTATGTTTCGATAGGGTTAGCTTCTCACTCTAAACAGGCGCAGCACGCGTTTGAGGATCACGTACGTTTTGTGAAAGAAGTCGTTGAGTGTCATAACATCACTGGCGCGAATGAATATTTGTTGCGAGTAGAAACGCGGGACTTAGCCGCCTACAAAGCGTTTCATGCTGGCGTTCTTGGGGAGTGTGAGCACGTTCAGGGGATTACAACCATGGTGGTGATGGACACGCCTAAAGATGAGCGATGA
- a CDS encoding LysE family translocator, producing MEYHQLGALALFAFVSTFTPGPNNIMLMTSGANVGFKRTIPHMLGITFGFGAMLILVGIGLMGLFHAYPVTHTILKALSLSYLLYLTYKIATSGKAETKNDFKPMSFIGAAAFQWVNPKGWSMALTAVTVYSSGAAWLELTFIAGIFCLANLPSVTFWTAAGIQLQRWLTTSKRVKGFNYGMAALLLLSTIPMI from the coding sequence ATGGAATACCATCAATTAGGCGCTCTGGCATTGTTTGCTTTTGTATCGACTTTTACTCCGGGCCCGAACAATATCATGCTGATGACATCAGGCGCGAATGTCGGGTTTAAACGCACCATTCCACACATGTTAGGTATTACTTTTGGCTTTGGTGCAATGCTAATTCTGGTTGGTATTGGCTTAATGGGGTTATTTCACGCGTATCCGGTTACCCATACAATATTAAAAGCACTCAGCTTAAGTTACTTGCTGTATCTGACTTATAAAATCGCCACCAGTGGTAAAGCAGAAACAAAAAATGATTTTAAGCCAATGTCCTTTATCGGTGCGGCGGCATTTCAGTGGGTGAATCCAAAAGGCTGGTCAATGGCGCTCACGGCTGTCACGGTATACAGCTCGGGTGCCGCATGGTTAGAGCTGACATTTATTGCAGGTATCTTCTGCTTGGCTAACCTACCCTCAGTCACTTTTTGGACCGCTGCCGGGATACAGCTACAGCGCTGGTTAACCACATCTAAACGTGTCAAAGGGTTTAATTACGGCATGGCGGCATTACTGCTTTTATCGACGATTCCAATGATATAA